The Denticeps clupeoides chromosome 1, fDenClu1.1, whole genome shotgun sequence genome segment TTGCTCGATCTTCAGGGTTAAATTCTTAACCTGGCGGGAGGATGGGGTTGTCAGAAAagaatcatttaaaacaatgacAAACTGCTGTACACGGCATTTGCGAAACATTAGATCACTAAGCAAGTTAAGTAAAACAGAGCAAAGTAAAATAATCACTGGGGAGCATAGAGGAACAGCTCTTGATGAGTTTCTGCTCTTAAAATAATTGCTTTCAAATGACTGAGCGTTTTGGTTGCAGCAAAGTCTGCATGCgtcttaaataaatgtttgcttCTTGTCAAAAACCACTTGGCTGTTTCAACGCATACATTAAAATCCCACAGAGAAATGTGCAGTGGTAATGTGGTAGGGTCAGACAAacaatcccaaaaaaaaaaaaaaacagagcctCCCCTAACCCAAGTCACCTCCTCAGTGAGCCACTCCTTGTGTTTGCGCAGCTCATCCAGCTTCTGCAGCGACTGCTTGTAGTCACAGTCGAGCATGGAGCGctgcttctccagctccaggacCTTGTTCTCCAGCCGCATCTTGGCAGCACGCTCCTCCTGATACTTCTGCTCCATCTCTGCCATAACATGTTATTCAGAAATTCAAAATTGCTCGTGCTACATTGTTCACCTTTTCATAcaaaatcattacatttacagcattgagcagtacttaaaaataaaacattacaataaattaaatgtattcagGTTAAGATGTATTTTTATTCCCCTCTGTTTagtaacaaaaaacatttttgcatgtAATAGCTACTGTAGTTTCCCAGTTTACCCCGCTCCTACCCTTTGTGGCCCCTGATTTGGCTCCCTCTATAGACTCGCTGATCTTGTTCTTGTCTGCGAGTCGAGCTTTGGTGGCTTTGTGCGCTGCTTCTTCCTGCTCCAGGGCCTGTTGAAGGACCTTCAGCTTGTATGTCATGTCGATCTCCTTATTGTTCTTCTCCTATTGggtcaaaatacattttgaagatGATCAGTATTACACTACGGTGCAAATCTTACGTGAAAACATCAAGCAACAAAAGTTTACCTTCTCAAGGTCTGTTAGTCTCTCCTGCAGCTGCCGCTTCTCAGCCTCAGCTTTGGACAAAGCCATTCGGACCAGCTTCACTTCGTCCTCCAGTCCTGAAATGCGTCCTGAAGAGATGAGACTGTTAGAGGTGGAACCAAATgatagaaacaaacaaacaaacaaataaataaatgacacacCTTGCAGGTCAGAGATGGTCTCTGAGCCCTGGCTCAGGTCCCGTTTCTCAGCCTCCAAGGCAGCCTGCAGGCTGAGGcactccttctccagcttcagCTTTCCATTCTCCAGCAGGCAGCACTTGTCCTGCAGTTCACGCCCGTTggcctccagctgctgcagctgtttACTCATCTCCATCTGAGACTTCCTAAGGCGAGCCGCCGAGTCCGACTCAGCACGCAGCAAAGTGTTGGCCTCGTCCAGCTGCAGCGCACGCCACACCAGATGGAAGAGTTATTTCCCAACTCGACACATGCTGtccacccaaacacaccttcaTCTGCGCTCACCTGTCTCTGCAATTGAATGTTCTTCTCGTTGGAGATGTGCgagttctggttccttctcTTCATGTCCTCCAGCTGGTCACGCAGGCTGTTGACTGTGAAAATAAATCAGTGTAACATTCAGAAGCTGGTCTGAAGGAAGTGTATGGCAATGAGATTAAGATTCTTGGATTTTAAAAGGTTCTCACCCTCGTTCTCAAGGCAGCGCTTCCTGTCGGCCTCGTTCTCTGCCTTCCTGTGGCTCTCCACGCTTTTGTGTTGGAGCAGGGCCTTTTCCCGCTCCAACTGCCTCAGTGTCGATTCCAGGCTCTTCCTGCTGCAAGTCTGAAAGAATCAGCACATGTAAACCAATCGGTTGTTGATGGCAGACTCAATCAATATTAACTGCTGAAAACTGTTCCAGATTTCAGAGCTAAAAACAACACAGCTGGGCCATGAGCCCCTTGATAAGAAATTCCCTAATTTATCCATAAGCGGAAATATCATCTGCATCACATTTCAGAATTTCCTGTCATTTATGCAAAAACTTTCTGCACAGACTTGCCAGACAATCTCTACTCCAAGTCAGCAACCTGATTACAAGTGTCcagttgtataaaaatgtagattttgaaaaatgaatgaatgaatgtatgaATCACTaatggaaaatgaaaaatgaatccTAGGCCGGATAAGCATACACCATGTTAACCTAGAAAGCAGTAGAACAGAACTTAAAAGATCACTCTGACAATAATCCCTTCTATAATGGCTTCACCTAGAGACCATTGTCAATCATAGATTAAGATCACCCACCTCCTCATCCAGCTCTTTAGAGACCTTCTCCAGGCGTGAAGTGGCTGTTCTGCATTTGTGCTCCAGCTCATCTTTGGACTGCATCTCAGCGTTGAGCTGCTCCTCTAGCAAGTGCAGCTTTTTCTGCAGCTTATTAGAGCAGGCCAGAGGAGGCATCAAAAATCATACTGGGGTAAATTCAATTTTGTAACATTGCCTCGCCTGTACCTGTATTTTGGCCAGTCATTAAGCGGCTTCTCATATTTATGCTTTATTTGCTTACTTAAGAAAAAGATGAGTGTTTGTTAGATATCCACCTACTTTTATATACGTATTTATGTGAAATATCTTGGTTTTATTCCTTTCTTGTTTGATCTAGACAGAACACTGATAAGGGAGTCTACATAACTTCCTGTTTACTTTCTCCAGATAGAACATTTAACATGTAAGGGCTTATTTCactattttataataaataaataaacaaacaaacaaataaataaatacataaagacCGTAAAGAATACTTACCGCTAAAGTGTcctgaaaaataaagaacacaaagtGCATTAGGGTTAGATCAATAACCAGGATTTACCTTTCCTTCAGCTGATTACAAAAGCTCATTATGTTTGAACGTGTTGTTATGGAGTTCATTAATTAGCTCAGGATTAGCCAGTAATCCACTTGACTACTGGCTAACAACCAGAAGGTTTGAGAAGAAATAGCGAGGGTATACGCTTTATTAAAACACAGAACTGGACATTCAGTAGATGTGAAGTGGAGATGCTTGCCTCTCTTTTAATGGATGCCGGATGCTCGTTTTCTCTCATGCCACTGTTTGACGCACTGAGCAACCTGAGGGGGAAAAAGAGGGGGTGGTGTAGTTCAGTCACAGATTTCTCATTTCATACAAATGCAAGGATGGCACATCCATGTGACTGATGAGAGGCATAAATAACGTATCACCAATCATACTTAACATTTTTCCATGACAACACATAACACAAGCACAGCACTTAACTGTCATACTGCTATAATGATGCATCAATTAATATaagttaaaaatattaatatatattaaaaatacagtAAAGTGGCTTTGAAGAATGACAGAGAGAACTAACTGGTCCTCTTTGAAGTAAGTGAAGCCCACAAATGGAAGCTGGTTTCCCACAAAAGCTTTTGATGTTGGGAATGTCTCAGCATCACCCTTATCATCCTCAATCTCGTCAAAATTACTGGTGTCAATATCACTGCTCAGCTCAGGGACAACTGGAGCAACCGCTGTAGGAGAATAAACGATAAAGCATATTTAAATCATGGCAAAAGGAAGACAGAACAATACAACAATAAGAACATTACAAAATCTTTATATTGGCTCATATTTCCTAACTCTTTATCTAATGTTCTAACTTACTGTCCCTGATGGTGTCAAAGGTCCACTGATCATTTTTGAAGAAGGGGTGACGCTTGATCTCTTCCACACCATTTCGACCTAAACGTACTTCCctgaaaggacaaaaaaagcaaagttCAAATGAAGAGGGAAAAAGTGAATAGATAatgattaaataacattttatttattaaaataaacccacaaaaacaaaaattcttCATGCACAGACAAAGCAGAAAAGGTTCTGTGTAATTCTGCTAAACTGTCAAGGTGAGGAGCTCTTGCCCCAAAGATATTTCTACCACAAACCACTTGACCTCACACTGACACTGTGCTCACCTGTCTGTTAGAAAAGCACAGATCAGGCCTTTTGCCTCCTTAGAAATCTCAACATCATCAGGGAAGTTGAGGGAGTTCTTGTGATCCATGATCTTACTGTATGTTCCCACCAGGGAATCGGCATAGAAGGGGGTGTCacctgtgagagagagagagagagagcgatagacAGTGGAGGAAACAGCTAGACATTTATCTAATCCACCAGAAGGAATGGGAGAAATGGGAAGAGCCCAAGTGGTGACATTAAGCCACATGAGTCAAACACGTAGCCCATGGGCAACATCGAGCGAGAACATCGGCGATATGAAGCattgataacacacaaactacagatcccataataaTAAGATCCCATAGAGATCGCACATGCTTTGTGACTGAGGCATGAAAAAAAGACCTTCGAGCTGCTTCACCCATATGCTGTGGAAACTGCTCCtatacagattcagctgcagtgtaaagttCGGCAAgacaactgaagcactgcatgaTTGGTTCTGTAGTTTGTGTAGTTTGTTATTAGCACTTCATATGGCTGGGCCACAATAATAGATGTTTATAAAGTGATTTCGCGGGATGTGGCCCGTGGTTCACAGGTTTGACACCCCTGCATGAGCAATGAAGACACAGCTGGATTTACTCACCAACCAACATCTCATAGATGAACACACCCACAGACCACCAGTCACACTCGCGGCCATAGTAACCGTCGCCACCCTGTGACTTCAGAACTTCAGGTGAGATATAGTCCGGTGTCCCAACAGCTGTGTCACAGTGCACCATGCCAGTCTGCAGGTGAGGTAAGTGGGGAAGACGTTGGTGTAACACGTCAGGCCCAAATacaaatgtgaatttatttgGGGCATATTCTGAATGACTTTGAAAGTAGTCATGGTGACAGATTCCAATTTTCAATAGAATCACTCTCTCAATCACATTCACAAAGAGAAAAATACAGGAACAGAACTGACCGAGTCCATTTTCATGCACGTGCCAAAGTCAGCTAGCTTCAGGTGGCCATTGCGGTCTAGCAGCATGTTGTCAGGTTTGACGTCTCGGTGGATATATCCCATGGAGTGTATGGCATCAAGCGCCATAACCACCTCAGCTGTGTAGAATTTGGCCCACTTCTCTGGGACATCGTAGGTGCTGGTCAGGTTGACTAGGTCCCCACCAGGCATGTACTCCATCACCATATAAAGATAGCGATCATCTTGGAATGCACAGCAGAGCTGGACGACAGGTACAAGATGGCATTATGCATAAGGCACAGTTGTTTGATTGCATGAGAACATTTTTACACACCCTCCCACTTTTACTCATGCGAAAATAACTAAATTGAGGGGTTCTGTAGGGGTAAATGTATGGAAATATGTTATATTGGTTGGTATGTTCATGCAGCATCTTCCACAAAACAACTGCTTTTTgatagaaaaacattttaaactacatctgaaaaaagtaaaatcaaGACTTATTAAAAGCAAACAAAGGTGAAGATGTAGCCATTTGAAATGTTGTAgtgtaataaacaataaagaaaaatggtTCAAAATTGACCAAATCTATTTATGACATGAATGGTGGTTTTCAGATATGATGTGTCACTTTTCAGAAACCCAATGACAAACTTCTCTTTTTACCACCTAACAATGGAGGAATATACAACAAACTAACAAAAGGCTTATTTCAAATATGATCAAATCTCTGGGTGTAAGAATGATATTCTTGTAGAGAAAATACAGGGAACATTGGCAATGTTTTCTCTCTCTAATGTgttaaaggaaaaaagaaagcaaaactGATCCATACTATTTACTATATGAATTCAGGCAAGAGTATGAATATTTTACCTGTACGACCCATGGACTGTCAGCAAAAGCCATGATGTCCCTCTCCTCCCAGAAGAAGGCAGAATCAGAGCGTTTGATCATCTCAAACTTGCTGAGAATCTTCATGGCATACACCTTCTGGGAAGCTTTGTGTCGTACctaagacagacagacactgcCATGGATCCACTTATTTGTGAAAAGAATAGCAAATAGCAAAACTGGGATGTTTAGCAAACTATTGATCTGATTGGTTTCAAATCATTGTTAGCTGGCTATCTTGTAATTATATGCATGGGAATAAGTTAATAATGAAGGATTAATTGACAGTTTCTCTCTGATTTAATACTAttccattaaagaaaaaaaaaaaagttatatttgtTAATCCAGTTTGTGCAGGAAAGTGAATGATTATATTGATTAAATTAGGTATTTGTGGTCCAGCAATAAATTCACAGACCAAATAAAACAATCACTCTATATGGGTGGAGCATGCACTCGCTAACTGACATTCAGCCCAATTAGTTTTTTTGACTTGAAATTCTAGGAATTCATGCATCACTTTAAGAGTGGTATAATATTAGAGGTTGCTGGCAGAAGAATAGCTAGGTAGTCTGCTGGTTCATGATGAAAGTCCATGGAATTGGGTTCAATCTCCAGCAACAATGCCAGGATATCACACTGATaatttttcctctctctctgactCATGCCTGAAAAGAATCTTCaaattaattgtattattaGATAATGATGTCTCTCCATTCAGCTGCATGGGAACCTGCAAAATGTCTCTGCAAGGAAGGTGCAGCCTGTCATTCCTAATCTAGTAACAACAGAGCACATAGTTCAAATATAGCTCCAGTACATTTATGAGTGAGTGCTGGTGGTTTCACTGTACTTGCTGCAACTAGCTCGGCAATCATTCACCATTCTGTCAACGTAATGATTTTAGGGCTGCAGACAATCAGGCGATCATCGTTCATCTAAAGCAATCTCTGGCTAAAAGTAACTTACAGTGCTGACTAAACGCTAACTGAGGGTCATCAAACATGAGAAAGGCCAGCTGTAATCACAGAATAGCTAATATTGCTGCTGAGTGATCATGTAATGGTAAACTTTAGTCTCATGAAGTTGCAATGAGGGCTTAATGAGCAAAGACGGAGCAAAGACTGTGCATAGACAGATAACGATTACATAGCTGCATGCGAGGTCAGGGGAATTAAGATAACAAAAGGTTAACATGGCTGTGAACTGCAATAAATAACTCTACAAAATAAATAGAGAACAACTCTACAGAGTGTGAGTGTTTATGCGTGTCTCACCAGCTGAACCTCTCCAAATGCCCCTCTGCCAATCACCTTCACCCTGTCAAAGTCCTCAGACTTCATCTGTAGATCCCTGATTTGGCTGTTCACTTTTTCATCTGTAGAAGATGGAGAACAGAGAGAGTGCAATAAGATGTtgcaaatgagcaaaaaaaaaaaaaaaaaaaaaagttacattcgATCAAACGAGGATTCAGACAATTCAATCAACACTTCTCACTGACATAAATGCGCATGTTTGAATTGATGCTCTGTGGCATTATTACCCTTACAACTAAATAAACATTAATCCATAgggtaaccatggcaacagatgATTCCAACCCAGCTCCCAGCTCTGATCtaataattacacaacatggCATCAGCCAACCCTGCAGCAGAAGTGCTCTAGCATACAGATGCTGGCAGTGGAAATGTGCCTGCAGATATACTGTTTTCTACAGACTGTATACTCAATTCTTCCTTTATAAGATGAAAATGTCATGCAATGACATGGATGACGTGGTCCTGCAGCttcggaacacacacacacacacacacacacacacacacacacacacagagagagaaagcagtCATTTACATCTCATACTTACATCTGTTCAAGAATGTTTCAATGTTTTTGTTCTTGCGCAAGGCTGGGAAGTCTAAATCCAGAACCATGGCAGTCATGGAATCCTGTGGAGAAAGTAATAAACAAAATTAACTGCTGAAACTAAATTGGTCCACGGTACTAGAGAACAATATGCTGGGCAGTCACTCAGATCAAGTTTATTTGTTACTCATAAAACTTTCCTGAAAGCTTATAAAGAGCTCTAAATAAAGTACAGGATAATCTTCTTATGATTTATATCAGAATTGTACAACACTGTACATTTAAAGATGTCAAATGCAGGGCAGGTTAGTAAATCAGAATTGGGCATGATTCAGGTACACACTTACGTTTACaattacatttgtggcatttagcagacgccctcatccagagtgacttacaacatgctttcatgttaccatcaatgatgTACACATTGTCACTTTGATTACTTAGGACATATGACATATGGACATAAGAGATCAGCAAAATATTCTGAATATTCACTGTTATGTAATATgtttattcttcttttattgGCAAAAGAAAATGGCATGTCACAACCAGAATTTATGAACAAAGTGAATAAAGAAATGGGCAGGCACTTGAATGCCAGTCCAAAATGCAAGTCATAGATTAATTGATGACCATGAAAGTCAAAATACACATTGCCTCTGAATACTGCAACAGCAAATGGATTAAGGTAAGATATTAACAATTAAGTTAAGTCCTCTTCTATGTATGCATAAGTGGGATGTGCAACAAGTGCTAACTTTGTTTTACCCATGTGGCATTTTTTCAGGCCTTTTGAACAATGGCAATGTAGTCCAGtctgtcagattttttttattaatttaggtAATGTTCTATTTACAAATGCTGAAATTGATTTTTTCAACCTTCTTAATTCTTCTGCATCAATAATTTGCATCAGCATTGGTGCACTGCATTCATTTCACTGTGGTACTAATGTGCACACATTGAGATCTCTTTCACCCACATCTCAAAGAGGCTCAAATACATTTTGGGTCTATTGTTCTGTATGTACAAATCTTGGTCGCCGGGGAAACTCTGCCAACTATGGAGAAAAGGGAAAGGCAGTCAAAGTATGGGGTTGCACACACAAAGCttatactgtaaataaaaaaataaaaacacaaaaatacaaatacttaTGAAGTTGAAACCGAATCAGTGTGTTTCTCCCACTCTGCCAGCCGTGGTGACTGCTGATTCGCCCATTTCACTCTCTCAAGCCCATGGCCCAACATGAGGCAGGCCTTGCTACTATTTAAGGCAACAAAAGCTCAAATGAGCAGCACATCTTGTCTATGAGCTCAGCAATACAGGAAATGACTCTGCCCACCGGGAGTCGGAGATAATCTCAATGTGTTGAAGGCTTGATCGCAATGAGTGCAAAAGAGTTTCCTACAACAGACAGATAGTAAATATGTAACATAAAGCATGCAagacaaatgttatttttgttgttttaaaatttatatatatatatgttttgtaaATGGCCGAATTCTCTCAACTCAACCCCCTCACACCCAAGGTAATCATGCACCTATCTGGCCTGTTACAACATGCAGGCTCACGACAATGGAATACTTGCAGTGACCACAGATatcttgacacacacacacatacacacacacacacacacaggaaatggCTTGAGTTGCCTATTCATTCCTGGTTTGTTGGTAATTTCCTCAGTGACAACATTTATATGAAGGGGCAAAATGAGCAAAACCACAAAATGCACAAAGTTAATGAAAGCATTGTGCCCGAAAATGAGGTGGCAGCTTTGAAAGTTGGACCTGCATGTCCCTGGTCCCACCACCAAAAACGGGCATAATGAGGCCATCCTCTCCCTCTCAATCCTGCCCTTCATCCTCCTCAGCCTGATGCAGTTTTACGGTGGTGCAGGCACAAACATGGAGGTAGAAAACAAAACAGTCATCCAGAGGAATGTGTTTACCTCAGTTTTACCCATACAACACTGTAGGAACGTGAACAAAATGTTAATCTATGCCCTGGTAACATAAATGTTGTGGCAACACTTTTAGCCTCATGTCTGAATGCATTCAGACCTAAATGATAAAGCTCGACTTGGGTTAACTGACAAACtaccttaaagtgaagtgactgtcattatgaTGCGCAGCAAGCACAGTACAgtgtgacaacaaaatgtgccctctgcttttaacccatcaccctttgtgagaagagggcagccatgacaggcgcccggggagcagtgtgtgtcacctcggcggatcgggattcgaaccggcaatcttctgatcatggggccgcttccttacccaacTAGGCCAGCACTACGTGATGTTAAGCAGTCATAGTCAAAGGGTTATGTGAAGAGACTGGCATTTACATTGCAAGGCTGCACTGTTAAAAGCCAATACATGCAAAAGCACATTTGTTCCACAACGCCACCATCGACATGAATGCAGAAAACAGTTAGCAGGTAGATCTTTCAGTTGCCACTTCAATATGGATAATGTGAAGGACAACAGGAATCCCGAATAAGTTTGAGTTGTGCGTGTTTTGTTCAATATTATGAAACACTCATATTTCCCCATTATTTTCAGTAGGCATAAAtacagtagggctgcaactaacgattattttaataatagataaatcagtattttttgattaatcgaattaaaaagaaaaaaacctaaCAAGAAAAGCAtcaatttccaaccctttaataaaaaacaaaactgaaatctttaaaaagtgcacaaacatgtttctccttgagctgttataataataataaaataaaaatggacgaacataaaaaacccacacatgtatgctttacatctgccaaatattttttttaaaatgccaccTTTTTATgcgccacctgagctgccataataaattatttattaaaaatgaacaggatttgtttgaatgtcagaactttaTCTCTACagtacactgcagatgcacacacactcgcagatggacacactgacacacacacacacacacacacacacacacacacttattctctctcactccctttgttcagacacttcattgcaatgcaaaaacgtgAGCACGttcacatgctcctggctcagtcTAGCTCTTTTCTTTGAGGCTgtttcctgctgcagaaaacagccactCAGagggtgttgatgtggcagggatgcagaggtaagaagtaaagtgatttgtcattgtgacaatcacttgtcattgtgaaacacagtaaatcacacggtgacacaacgaaatgtgtcctcacccttagtgagcagtgggcagccttgacagtaTGTGAGGACTTTGTTCCTCACTTGAATGTGGACATCAGTGAGGGTGATAAAAATGATTCAAGAATGTGGACcgtaaacatgcaaataaatgaCGCGAAAATCCACTGTCAAACAGCCACATTATACACTGCCAAATAATTTGGAGACAGCTGTGAAACATGAACTACAGGCACCTCACCTCATTTGTCCTCTCCAGATTGCCGTACTGTTGTCACATGGGCTGACAAGTTTGCTGTTTGTCGTGGGAGGAGAAATGGGCGGCTCGGACCAGACGtctgctaaaacagaccacgCTCTGTGGACCAGGAGTCACGTGTGGTCTGTTttagagtgtaaaaaaaaaaaagcccacgtaATGAGTGGTCGTGTTGAGCACGtgcacagaccactgcttgcTGCCTGCTTCCACTGGGGGAATCAGGCAACAGTTGTAAGAAACGTTGTTCAAAGcggcccttttttccccccaatctCATTTTGGGACTgtataggggacctttaaagcatccagtctgctattctaactcaaatCTAAATGGgctttttgggattaagttcattttcatggcaaagagggattttgcaattcatctgatcactcttcataacatccTGGAGTATATGCAATTTGCCATAAtgaggggcaatggtggcctagtggttaaggaagcggcccccataatcaaggtgccactgagcaaagcaccatcccagggtgattggttaaatgcagaggtgctgtgctgctgtgtatcacaagtgacaatcacttcactttatcactttataataaaaacataagcAGCAAATTTTGTGAAAACCACTActtgtcattctcaaaacattgGGCCATGACTAGTTTTATCCATTAGATTTGTGCTAAACAGCACTCATTGTACAGGGAAATTCCTTCAACAAACAGGGTTTCCTGctcacaaattattttatttattctgaagtAAGTCAAACAGAAGGTGGTCGCTTGGTCTCGGATGTGACTCATCCGGCAGACACCATATACTGCCgcaacaaatcaataaaatctAACAGATGGAAGGCGGAGAACAAGCAGCAATGAAGAAAACAGTCAGCATCAGATACAGGAAATGTGGCGCACTCAGCCGCAACACATCAAGTGTGCATGCTTACATCTTACAGGATTTAgcggacacccttatccagagcgactaataatcagtagttaaagaGACAGTCCCCTGGAGGCACTGAGGGCTacgcgtcttgctcagggacacaatggtagtaatctTAATGCTCATTAAGTCTAGTAAGCTTAGTTGATGTGTTTGCATGTTCAACTGAACTTAACATTCATAATATCTCGTTGGTTAAAAATCTCAAATATACACTTCAGTCAGCACAGTCTTCCATTCCCACATTTGAGTAGGTGACTTGAGATTTTTTAACTAGAAGAATTGGCAATATTTTACGTTATTTCCATTTGGTTTGctatgaaattaaaatgaatacaattaaGGCTACAGAATGTATTGAAAAATTATCGTTATTGCGATATTAGTatagggaaatgttatatcgcaagaaatatcattatcgcaatattcaacaacaatatcgcATAATTTCCCaatattgtgcagccctaaaTACAACCTTGCTCATCAGTCACA includes the following:
- the rock2a gene encoding rho-associated protein kinase 2 isoform X5, with protein sequence MSAGAERRMESRFKKLEAVIKNPRSPMNLESLLDSMTAMVLDLDFPALRKNKNIETFLNRYEKVNSQIRDLQMKSEDFDRVKVIGRGAFGEVQLVRHKASQKVYAMKILSKFEMIKRSDSAFFWEERDIMAFADSPWVVQLCCAFQDDRYLYMVMEYMPGGDLVNLTSTYDVPEKWAKFYTAEVVMALDAIHSMGYIHRDVKPDNMLLDRNGHLKLADFGTCMKMDSTGMVHCDTAVGTPDYISPEVLKSQGGDGYYGRECDWWSVGVFIYEMLVGDTPFYADSLVGTYSKIMDHKNSLNFPDDVEISKEAKGLICAFLTDREVRLGRNGVEEIKRHPFFKNDQWTFDTIRDTVAPVVPELSSDIDTSNFDEIEDDKGDAETFPTSKAFVGNQLPFVGFTYFKEDQLLSASNSGMRENEHPASIKREDTLALQKKLHLLEEQLNAEMQSKDELEHKCRTATSRLEKVSKELDEETCSRKSLESTLRQLEREKALLQHKSVESHRKAENEADRKRCLENEVNSLRDQLEDMKRRNQNSHISNEKNIQLQRQLDEANTLLRAESDSAARLRKSQMEMSKQLQQLEANGRELQDKCCLLENGKLKLEKECLSLQAALEAEKRDLSQGSETISDLQGRISGLEDEVKLVRMALSKAEAEKRQLQERLTDLEKEKNNKEIDMTYKLKVLQQALEQEEAAHKATKARLADKNKISESIEGAKSGATKEMEQKYQEERAAKMRLENKVLELEKQRSMLDCDYKQSLQKLDELRKHKEWLTEEVKNLTLKIEQEVQKRSLTQNDLKAQNQQLNALRMSEKQLKQETNHLLDIKRSLEKQNQELRKERQDSDGQMKELQDQLEAEQYFSTLYKTQVRELKEECEEKNKLYKDMQQALQELQEERDSLAAQLEITLTKADSEQLARSIAEEQYSDLEKEKIMKELEIKEMMARHRQELSEKDITISLLEEANRTLTSDVANLANEKEELNNKLKEAHEGLQKGQEVEQQIAQMKQTFEKQLQSERTLKTQAVNKLAEIMNRKVVRGGSSRRSNDTDVRRKDKENRKLQLELRSEKEKLNSTIIKYQREINDMQAQLADESQVRIELQMALDSKDSDIEQLRSVLNSVNVHSLDSASVSSGPDTETDDLYSVSSFSKAHTQSFVCDNEDFPNAHVSTESYYYAPDCTAEMRLEGWLSLPVRNNTKRFGWEKKYVIVSSKKILFYSSEQDKEQSNPYMVLDIDKLFHVRSVTQTDVYRADAKEIPRIFQILYANEGESKKEQEVEPLPIGEKSSYICHKGHEFIPTLYHFPTNCEACTKPLWNMFKPPPALECRRCHIKCHKDHMDKKEEVIAPCRVNYDVSTAKNLLLLAASQEEQQKWVSRLVKKIPKKPPAPEATHRSSPRVPVKVQPSQSMRRPSRQLAPSKPSTIHFHVENLLAHHTQDQPPTNCK